In Phocoena phocoena chromosome 8, mPhoPho1.1, whole genome shotgun sequence, the following are encoded in one genomic region:
- the LOC136126942 gene encoding LOW QUALITY PROTEIN: olfactory receptor 52M1-like (The sequence of the model RefSeq protein was modified relative to this genomic sequence to represent the inferred CDS: inserted 5 bases in 3 codons): protein MATLSPQTCSCLLANNSCLVPTSFWLTGIPGLESLHIWLSIPFSSMYLVAVVGNVTILAVVKLEHSLHQPMYFFLCMLAIIDLVLSISTMPKLLTTFCFCACHIDLDTCLTQMFFSHXVESGIFLAMAFDHYVXPLCHTSVLTHAVVGRLGLAALLHGVLYIGPLPLMLCLRLPLYRTQITAHSYCEYMAVVTLACSDTTTYYGTGIGFLVLILDSLDLTASYVVIFRAVIGLTTPXRLQTLGTCSSHICAILVFYIPIAVSSLTHRFGNHVPPHIHILLAKFYLLIPTVLNPTVYAVHTKQIQERLLHILKSGAQPK from the exons CTACTCTAAGCCCTCAAACATGTTCATGTCTGCTTGCTAATAATTCCTGCTTGGTGCCTACTTCTTTCTGGCTTACTGGCATCCCAGGGCTGGAGTCCCTGCACATCTGGCTCTCCATCCCCTTTAGCTCCATGTACCTGGTGGCTGTGGTGGGGAATGTGACCATCCTGGCCGTGGTAAAGTTGGAGCACAGCCTGCACCAGCCCATGTACTTCTTCCTGTGCATGTTGGCTATCATTGACTTGGTCCTGTCAATCTCCACCATGCCCAAACTGCTAACcaccttctgtttttgtgcctgtcaCATTGACCTAGATACTTGCTTGACCCAAATGTTCTTTAGTCA GGTAGAGTCAGGCATCTTCCTTGCCATGGCTTTTGATCACTATG ACCCACTATGCCACACCTCAGTGCTCACCCATGCAGTGGTAGGACGTTTGGGCCTGGCTGCCCTCCTTCATGGAGTACTCTACATTGGACCTCTGCCCCTGATGCTTTGCCTGAGGCTGCCCCTTTACCGGACCCAAATCACTGCCCACTCCTACTGTGAGTACATGGCCGTGGTCACCTTGGCATGTAGTGACACAACAACTTATTATGGAACGGGAATTGGCTTCCTGGTATTGATCCTGGATTCACTAGACCTCACTGCCTCCTATGTGGTGATTTTTAGGGCTGTCATAGGGTTGACCACCCC GAGGCTTCAAACCCTAGGAACATGCAGTTCTCATATTTGTGCTATCCTTGTCTTCTATATCCCCATTGCTGTTTCCTCTCTCACTCACCGCTTTGGCAATCATGTCCCTCCCCATATCCATATCCTCTTGGCCAAATTTTACCTCCTCATTCCAACCGTCCTCAACCCAACTGTCTATGCTGTTCACACTAAACAAATTCAAGAGAGACTTCTCCACATTCTTAAGTCAGGGGCTCAACCCAAGTGA